The following proteins come from a genomic window of Hydrotalea sp.:
- the lpdA gene encoding dihydrolipoyl dehydrogenase yields MTDFDLIIIGAGPGGYVAAIRAAQLKLKVAVVESTHLGGVCLNWGCIPTKALLRSAEVLRLAKHGKEFGVIADNVKPDMAAMITRSRGVADKLSQGVAYLLKKNAIQVFNGRGMLAGGAAGNRSVSIAMNDKTTKTITAKNIILATGARAKEIKGFEADGVTVWNYRHALKPPKQPKSMIVLGSGAIGIEFASFYNEIGVKVTVVELLPRILPQEDSEISAMAEKMLAAQGITFKTNSAAEKLTKTSSGIKLDIKTAKGMETLEADILLSAVGITANTENLGLEKTNIKLDRGCVATNEWAETGEAGIYAIGDLGAPPWLAHKAEHEGVIAVERIAGVRDIHPLNRANIPGCTYCQPQIASVGMTEDKAKERGIAVKIGRFPFQGNGKAIALGEASGLVKTIFDAKTGELLGAHLIGAEVTELINSFTLSRTLETTEAEIIHTIFPHPTLSEMIHESVMSAFGRAIHI; encoded by the coding sequence ATGACCGATTTCGATCTTATTATTATTGGTGCCGGGCCCGGCGGTTATGTGGCGGCGATTCGCGCCGCGCAGTTAAAGCTGAAGGTCGCGGTGGTGGAATCAACCCACCTCGGCGGTGTCTGCCTTAATTGGGGTTGCATCCCGACCAAGGCGCTGTTGCGCTCGGCCGAGGTTTTACGCCTTGCCAAACACGGCAAAGAATTCGGCGTCATCGCCGACAATGTCAAACCCGACATGGCGGCCATGATAACGCGGTCGCGCGGCGTCGCCGACAAATTGTCGCAGGGCGTGGCTTATCTGCTGAAAAAAAATGCCATCCAAGTTTTTAACGGCCGCGGCATGTTGGCCGGTGGGGCGGCGGGCAACCGGTCGGTCAGCATCGCCATGAATGACAAAACCACCAAGACCATCACCGCCAAAAATATTATTTTGGCAACCGGCGCGCGCGCCAAAGAAATAAAAGGTTTCGAGGCCGACGGCGTCACCGTTTGGAATTATCGCCACGCCCTGAAACCACCGAAACAACCAAAATCGATGATAGTGTTGGGCAGTGGCGCCATCGGTATCGAATTCGCCAGTTTTTATAATGAAATCGGCGTCAAGGTAACGGTCGTCGAATTATTGCCGCGCATCTTGCCGCAGGAGGATTCAGAAATTTCCGCCATGGCCGAAAAAATGTTGGCGGCGCAGGGCATCACTTTCAAAACCAATAGCGCGGCCGAAAAATTAACCAAAACATCGTCGGGCATAAAATTGGATATCAAAACCGCCAAGGGCATGGAGACGTTGGAGGCCGATATTTTGCTGTCGGCGGTCGGCATCACCGCCAACACCGAAAATTTGGGTTTAGAAAAAACAAATATCAAACTCGACCGCGGTTGTGTCGCGACCAACGAATGGGCCGAAACGGGCGAAGCCGGCATTTACGCGATTGGCGATTTGGGCGCGCCGCCGTGGTTGGCGCATAAGGCCGAGCATGAGGGAGTTATCGCCGTCGAACGCATCGCCGGCGTACGCGACATTCACCCGCTGAACCGCGCCAACATCCCGGGTTGCACCTATTGCCAGCCGCAAATTGCGTCGGTCGGCATGACCGAGGATAAGGCCAAGGAGCGCGGCATTGCGGTAAAAATTGGCCGCTTCCCATTTCAGGGCAACGGCAAGGCAATCGCCCTGGGCGAGGCCAGCGGTTTGGTCAAAACAATTTTCGACGCCAAAACCGGCGAATTGTTGGGGGCGCATTTGATTGGCGCGGAGGTCACCGAGCTCATCAACAGCTTCACCCTGTCGCGCACCTTGGAAACGACCGAGGCCGAAATCATCCACACCATTTTCCCCCACCCCACCCTATCGGAAATGATTCACGAATCGGTGATGTCGGCTTTTGGCCGCGCCATTCATATTTAA
- a CDS encoding DUF4760 domain-containing protein, giving the protein MSFKQSETLNKKNVTISQITYQKQDERYIEAYYTFRDLVNDNFLFEKLIDIKKYKKERRAVSYVLNYYEFISLCVRSKSFDEKIFKELQG; this is encoded by the coding sequence ATGTCTTTTAAGCAATCTGAAACGCTTAATAAAAAAAATGTAACGATTAGCCAAATTACCTATCAAAAACAGGATGAGCGATATATCGAGGCCTATTATACATTTCGTGATTTGGTAAATGATAATTTTTTATTTGAAAAACTAATTGATATTAAAAAATATAAAAAAGAACGGCGCGCGGTAAGTTATGTGTTAAATTATTACGAATTTATTTCGCTTTGTGTTCGCAGTAAATCGTTTGATGAAAAAATTTTTAAGGAATTGCAAGGCTAA
- a CDS encoding dihydrolipoamide acetyltransferase family protein produces the protein MNNQPRIFISPLAKRMAAERGVVINSITGSGPHGRIVKADIEKLGSGGQATNGAVNGAMMPQTATIKLDKNFEPPFTLDPLTAMRRVIAERLTLSKTTVPHFYLTIDCDLSRVSALRKKWQEIDNIKVSINDVIIKALAMACQKVPAANASFTKDGIKMFQSVDVAVAVAIDGGLITPIVRQASRKSLQTISAEMKTLASKAKEGKLKPEEYQGGTISLSNLGMFGIKQFDAVINPPQGAILAVGAGVETPVVRDGRITVAPIMTATLSCDHRVVDGAIGANLLKYFKLYIEDPALMFFS, from the coding sequence ATGAACAACCAACCGCGCATTTTCATCAGCCCGCTGGCCAAGCGCATGGCGGCGGAGCGTGGCGTCGTAATTAATAGCATCACCGGTTCCGGCCCCCATGGCCGGATTGTTAAGGCCGATATCGAAAAACTCGGGAGCGGCGGCCAAGCAACCAATGGTGCGGTGAACGGCGCGATGATGCCGCAAACCGCGACCATAAAATTGGATAAAAATTTTGAACCGCCATTCACGTTGGACCCATTAACCGCAATGCGCCGTGTTATCGCCGAACGTTTGACATTGTCAAAAACCACCGTGCCGCATTTTTATTTAACCATCGATTGCGACCTAAGCCGCGTTTCCGCCCTGCGAAAAAAATGGCAAGAAATCGATAATATCAAGGTCAGCATCAACGACGTAATTATCAAGGCACTGGCCATGGCCTGCCAAAAGGTTCCGGCCGCCAACGCCAGCTTCACCAAGGACGGAATTAAAATGTTCCAATCGGTCGACGTGGCGGTGGCGGTGGCAATCGACGGCGGGCTTATCACCCCCATCGTGCGCCAGGCATCACGAAAATCACTGCAAACCATTTCGGCCGAGATGAAAACCCTGGCCAGCAAAGCCAAAGAGGGAAAATTAAAACCCGAAGAATACCAAGGGGGCACCATTTCGTTGTCGAACCTCGGCATGTTTGGCATCAAGCAATTTGACGCGGTTATCAACCCGCCGCAAGGGGCGATTTTGGCGGTTGGTGCCGGGGTTGAAACGCCGGTGGTGCGCGACGGGCGCATTACCGTCGCGCCCATTATGACGGCAACATTGTCATGCGACCACCGCGTGGTCGATGGTGCCATCGGCGCGAATTTGTTAAAATATTTTAAACTTTACATCGAGGATCCCGCCTTGATGTTTTTTTCGTGA
- the rpsD gene encoding 30S ribosomal protein S4, producing MTKRIAAKYKIERRLGVNLWGRAKSPFAKSPRGPGQHGASRGKLSDYGIQLRAKQKLKGYYGNITEKQFSKYYTEAARRRGDSGENLINLLEHRVDTMVYRAKLVPTMFAARQFVSHGHVEIDGQRITIPSHTVKNGATVSVRQASQKMDMIEIARKSSERDVPDYIEFDEKKMSLKITRDVKLDEVPYPTEMEPHLIIEYYSR from the coding sequence ATGACCAAAAGAATAGCCGCCAAATATAAAATCGAACGTCGCTTGGGCGTTAATTTGTGGGGGCGGGCGAAAAGCCCATTCGCCAAATCGCCACGCGGCCCGGGCCAACATGGTGCCAGCCGTGGCAAATTGTCGGATTATGGTATTCAATTGCGCGCCAAACAAAAATTAAAAGGTTACTATGGCAACATCACCGAAAAACAATTTTCGAAATACTATACCGAGGCCGCCCGTCGCCGTGGCGATTCAGGGGAAAATTTAATCAACCTGTTGGAACATCGCGTTGATACCATGGTGTATCGCGCCAAATTGGTGCCGACCATGTTTGCGGCGCGGCAATTTGTGTCGCACGGCCATGTTGAAATTGACGGTCAACGTATCACCATTCCATCGCACACGGTGAAAAACGGCGCGACGGTAAGTGTGCGTCAGGCCTCGCAAAAAATGGACATGATAGAAATTGCGCGCAAATCGTCTGAACGCGACGTGCCCGATTATATCGAATTTGATGAAAAAAAGATGTCGTTAAAAATTACCCGCGATGTCAAATTGGATGAGGTGCCCTATCCAACCGAAATGGAACCGCACCTTATCATCGAATATTACAGCCGTTAA
- a CDS encoding amidase, with protein MKNDDILYLSARRLRQLFLRRELSPVEVMKLSLARADAAQQRCNCLTQIFDKHALASAKQAEANYANNTARPLEGIPLLVKAEAALKGSQQDYGSNLHRGEHDRTTDAHVARLLSAGAVPVAKTTTPEFSLIGFTYSDIHGVTTNPWHNYFSPGGSSGGSGAGLAMGIAPLATGSDIGGSLRIPAAWSGVVGFKPPYGRVPHPGPWGLDYYCHLGPMARSVGDIAMMMQAMAGIDFRDPASVNEKIDYSAIYDNPDKVSLRGVKIAMVVDWGKTFQVDKEIVDNMLAVAKTYQNLGASVSEIDIPLPADFSYLITARLAHSAGAYLGQLVRNKKPAALLTDYARQWGEFSNTTTGLDYFKAEEMTSALAHQLAEVFATYDAILTPTNSKVGAKADGNRWDFKKKKVVEGGVAREKWVSANQPFMTAMFNSQSRCPVVAMPSGFADIAADKKNSIAAGRMPTGVQLVGRPFHDVAVLKIAQAYEQTQGWFEGTARPVL; from the coding sequence ATGAAAAACGACGATATATTATATTTATCGGCGCGTCGGTTGCGGCAATTGTTTTTACGCCGTGAATTATCACCGGTCGAGGTGATGAAGTTATCATTGGCGCGGGCCGACGCGGCGCAACAGCGGTGCAATTGCTTAACGCAAATTTTTGACAAACATGCCCTGGCGTCAGCCAAGCAAGCCGAAGCAAATTACGCAAATAACACCGCCCGCCCGCTGGAGGGGATTCCCCTGTTGGTAAAGGCGGAGGCGGCGTTAAAGGGCAGTCAGCAAGATTACGGGTCGAACCTGCATCGTGGGGAGCATGACAGAACCACCGACGCGCATGTGGCGCGGTTGTTGTCGGCTGGCGCGGTGCCGGTGGCCAAAACCACCACGCCCGAATTTTCGCTGATTGGTTTTACCTATTCCGACATTCATGGCGTGACCACCAACCCGTGGCACAATTATTTTTCGCCCGGCGGTTCGTCGGGCGGGTCGGGGGCTGGTTTGGCAATGGGGATTGCACCGCTGGCCACCGGCAGTGATATCGGCGGGTCGCTTCGCATTCCGGCGGCTTGGTCGGGGGTGGTGGGGTTCAAACCGCCCTATGGCCGCGTGCCGCACCCGGGGCCATGGGGGTTGGATTATTATTGCCACCTGGGGCCGATGGCACGTTCGGTTGGCGACATCGCCATGATGATGCAGGCCATGGCCGGTATCGATTTTCGCGACCCGGCGTCGGTCAATGAAAAAATTGATTACAGCGCGATTTATGATAACCCCGATAAGGTTTCGCTGCGCGGCGTAAAAATTGCCATGGTGGTGGATTGGGGCAAAACATTTCAGGTCGATAAAGAAATTGTCGACAACATGCTGGCTGTGGCAAAAACCTACCAAAATTTGGGCGCGTCGGTTAGCGAAATCGACATCCCCTTGCCCGCCGATTTTTCTTACTTAATCACGGCGCGGTTGGCCCATTCGGCTGGGGCTTACCTTGGGCAATTGGTAAGGAATAAAAAACCCGCGGCGTTGCTGACCGATTACGCGCGGCAATGGGGCGAATTTTCCAACACGACGACCGGCCTTGATTATTTCAAGGCTGAGGAAATGACATCGGCCCTGGCGCACCAATTGGCTGAGGTGTTTGCAACATACGATGCGATATTAACCCCAACCAATTCAAAGGTCGGGGCGAAGGCCGATGGCAACCGATGGGATTTTAAAAAAAAGAAAGTGGTCGAGGGTGGCGTGGCGCGCGAAAAATGGGTGTCGGCCAACCAACCATTCATGACCGCAATGTTCAACAGCCAAAGTCGTTGTCCGGTGGTGGCCATGCCGTCGGGGTTTGCTGATATTGCCGCCGACAAAAAAAATTCCATCGCCGCCGGCCGCATGCCGACCGGCGTGCAATTGGTCGGGCGACCATTTCACGATGTCGCGGTTTTAAAAATCGCCCAAGCTTATGAACAGACGCAAGGTTGGTTCGAGGGCACAGCACGGCCGGTATTATAA